The Anopheles merus strain MAF chromosome 2L, AmerM5.1, whole genome shotgun sequence genome has a segment encoding these proteins:
- the LOC121592649 gene encoding venom carboxylesterase-6-like produces the protein MGTSRLFAALCLAIVSITIDASTTATIVHLKNGPIAGKRRGDYFAFEGIPYAKPPLGKLRFAASELNDDRWTEPRNATARGPVCLQWNHLNPGENKLEGTEDCLFLNVYTRSNDPTARLPTIAFIHGGALMFGTGNFYEPDHIMRRHMILVTFNYRLGPLGFLSTEDDVIPGNFGLKDQVIALQWIRENIESFGGDPETVTIVGYSAGSASVHLHYLSPLSRGLFTSGIGHSGSALSPWVMMERSVEKAIRIGAVLGCPTRKTQALLDCLRKQPAEDIVRQVPQFLDYLYNPFSPFGAVVEKEGPLNPHPFLQETPRSLMSSGNIAKVPLILSVTEAEGLYPGAEFISDPKYLQEIDSRWDELVPSILDYKTSVPDPKARDRLSEAIRKHYFGHNERLSLENFKTLVRIISNRLYFAGVTESAKLMHPFTNVYVYYDLYKSKFGVGEALSHRDEPGLLGVAHGDDVLLIFPSVLREEIPFTEEEMLVVDRFVTMYEHFAKGDQPRFGAYELPLQDSTNKLVFLELNYPQSKTVRAEGVSDEPYWGTLDFNDGPYASPAPTHTEL, from the exons ATGGGGACGAGCAGATTATTTGCTGCATTGTGTTTGGCTATCGTCTCCATTACTATCGATGCAAGTACCACCGCTACGATAGTGCACCTCAAGAATGGACCGATAGCTGGTAAACGGCGTGGAGATTACTTTGCATTCGAAGGCATTCCATACGCTAAGCCTCCGCTGGGTAAGTTACGGTTCGCCGCCTCGGAGCTGAACGATGATCGATGGACCGAACCACGAAACGCTACCGCGCGAGGACCGGTTTGCCTGCAGTGGAATCATCTCAATCCGGGCGAAAATAAGCTGGAAGGAACAGAGGATTGCCTGTTCTTGAACGTGTACACCAGATCGAATGACCCAACGGCCCGACTGCCCACGATCGCGTTCATACACGGTGGGGCTTTAATGTTCGGTACGGGCAATTTTTACGAACCGGATCACATCATGCGTCGGCATATGATTTTGGTCACTTTCAACTACCGTCTGGGGCCGCTCGGGTTTCTTAGCACCGAGGACGATGTCATTCCCGGGAACTTTGGACTCAAGGATCAGGTGATTGCTTTGCAATGGATTAGAGAGAACATTGAATCGTTCGGTGGTGATCCCGAAACGGTTACCATAGTTGGATATTCGGCTGGATCTGCCAGCGTACATCTCCATTACCTGTCTCCACTTTCGCGAGGATTGTTCACATCAGGCATTGGACATAGCGGATCCGCCCTTAGCCCTTGGGTAATGATGGAGCGATCAGTAGAGAAAGCCATTAGAATTGGTGCAGTGCTTGGTTGTCCCACTCGAAAAACTCAAGCTCTACTGGACTGTCTGAGGAAACAGCCGGCAGAGGACATCGTACGACAAGTGCCCCAGTTTCTTGACTACCTCTACAATCCCTTCTCGCCGTTTGGTGCTGTTGTGGAGAAGGAAGGACCACTTAATCCTCACCCCTTCCTGCAGGAAACGCCTCGATCTTTAAtgagcagcggaaacattgccAAAGTGCCGCTCATTCTATCAGTTACCGAAGCAGAAGGCCTATACCCAGGCGCAGAGTTTATTAGCGATCCCAAATATCTCCAAGAGATTGATTCCCGATGGGACGAGCTAGTGCCAAGCATTCTCGATTACAAAACGTCAGTACCTGACCCCAAAGCACGTGATCGTCTATCGGAAGCGATTCGAAAGCATTACTTTGGCCACAACGAACGATTGTCGTTAGAAAATTTCAAGACACTGGTACGA ATAATTTCCAATCGGCTCTACTTCGCCGGTGTTACAGAGTCAGCAAAGCTCATGCATCCCTTCACTAATGTGTACGTGTATTACGATCTGTACAAAAGCAAATTTGGCGTTGGGGAGGCTTTATCACATCGGGACGAACCGGGTCTGCTGGGCGTTGCACATGGCGATGATGTGTTGCTAATATTCCCCAGCGTCTTAAGAGAGGAGATACCATTCACTGAAGAGGAGATGCTGGTGGTTGATCGATTCGTCACCATGTACGAACACTTTGCCAAAGGCGATCAACCACGGTTTGGAGCGTACGAATTGCCGTTGCAAGATTCGACCAATAAGCTGGTGTTTTTGGAGCTTAACTATCCGCAAAGTAAAACCGTGCGTGCCGAGGGCGTAAGTGATGAGCCGTACTGGGGAACGCTTGATTTTAACGACGGTCCTTATGCATCACCGGCCCCCACACATACAGAGCTGTAG
- the LOC121592648 gene encoding venom carboxylesterase-6-like, whose product MEVPIVSFRWICLVILCFFTPFVVGHDSAIVVNIQNGPIAGERRGDYYAFEGIPYAKPPLGKLRFAASELNDDRWTEPRSTTQPGSICLQWAHFNKTKDKLKGAEDCLFLNVYTTSIEPTARLPTIAFIHGGAFMFGAGSKSKPDHIVKRHIVLVTFNYRLGPLGFLSTEDDVIPGNFGFKDQVIALQWIRENIESFGGDPETVTIIGYSAGSASVHLHYLSPLSRGLFTSGIGHSGSALNPWTMAEKSTEKAKQIGSALGCPIRTSQTLLECLRKVPAEDIVRQVSQFLDYLYNPFSPFGAVVEREGLLNPHPFLKETPRSLMSSGNVAKAPLILSVTQAEGLYPGAEFISDHKYIQEIDTRWNELMPSILDYKTAVGDLKTRDHLSETIRNRYFQDDDRLSLSNFNVLIQIISNRLYFAGVTESIKLMQPHTKVYVYVDYFKIKYGIGEKLSKGAVTTHLGVSHGEDVDLVFHSIAREHLPYTKEERIVINRFVAMYKQFAKGAAPRFGTHTLPLQDDRDKISYLKLNYPQSVVIRARGLNDEEFWNSLDFNDAPYERICNSNPGIEE is encoded by the exons ATGGAAGTTCCAATAGTATCATTTCGGTGGATTTGTTTGGTAATTCTATGTTTTTTCACTCCTTTTGTCGTTGGTCATGATAGTGCAATAGTAGTGAACATACAGAATGGACCGATAGCTGGCGAACGGCGTGGAGATTACTATGCATTTGAAGGTATTCCATACGCTAAACCTCCGCTGGGTAAGTTACGGTTCGCCGCCTCGGAGCTGAACGATGATCGGTGGACCGAACCACGGAGCACTACCCAGCCTGGATCAATCTGTCTACAATGGGCTCATTTCAATAAGACCAAAGATAAGTTAAAAGGTGCTGAAGATTGCCTGTTCCTAAACGTTTACACAACATCGATTGAGCCAACCGCCCGACTGCCCACGATCGCGTTCATACATGGAGGCGCATTTATGTTTGGAGCCGGAAGCAAAAGTAAACCAGACCATATCGTAAAACGACACATAGTTTTGGTCACCTTCAACTATCGCCTGGGGCCACTCGGATTTCTTAGCACCGAGGACGATGTCATTCCCGGGAACTTTGGATTCAAGGATCAGGTGATCGCTTTGCAGTGGATTAGAGAGAACATCGAATCGTTCGGCGGTGATCCCGAAACGGTTACCATAATTGGATATTCGGCTGGATCTGCCAGCGTACATCTCCATTACCTGTCTCCACTTTCGAGAGGATTATTTACATCCGGCATTGGGCACAGTGGATCTGCGCTTAACCCTTGGACAATGGCAGAAAAATCAacggaaaaagcaaaacaaattggcAGTGCACTTGGCTGTCCCATAAGAACATCACAAACGCTTCTGGAGTGTCTACGAAAGGTTCCGGCAGAGGATATCGTACGACAAGTGTCTCAGTTTCTTGACTACCTCTACAATCCCTTCTCGCCGTTCGGTGCTGTCGTTGAGAGGGAAGGATTGCTTAATCCGCACccttttttaaaagaaacCCCTCGATCATTAATGAGCAGCGGAAATGTGGCCAAAGCACCGCTCATTCTATCGGTTACTCAAGCAGAAGGTCTTTACCCAGGAGCAGAGTTCATCAGCGACCATAAATACATACAGGAAATAGATACCAGATGGAATGAGCTTATGCCAAGCATTCTGGACTATAAAACGGCAGTAGGCGATCTGAAGACACGTGATCATCTATCTGAAACGATTCGCAATCGTTACTTCCAAGACGACGATCGTTTATCGTTGAGTAATTTCAATGTACTGATACAA ATCATATCTAATCGACTCTATTTCGCCGGCGTTACGGAATCGATCAAACTAATGCAGCCCCACACCAAGGTGTATGTCTATGTGGattatttcaaaatcaaataCGGTATCGGTGAGAAGTTATCAAAAGGCGCAGTTACGACACACCTTGGAGTGTCCCATGGTGAGGATGTCGATCTGGTATTTCATAGCATTGCTCGAGAGCATTTACCATACACCAAAGAAGAGAGGATAGTGATCAATCGGTTCGTAGCCATGTACAAACAGTTCGCCAAAGGAGCTGCTCCTCGATTTGGGACCCATACACTCCCTCTGCAGGATGATCGCGATAAGATTTCGTACTTGAAGCTGAATTATCCACAAAGTGTAGTGATTCGTGCCAGGGGATTAAATGATGAAGAGTTTTGGAACAGTCTCGATTTTAACGATGCACCGTATGAAAGGATTTGCAATTCAAATCCAGGAATAGAAGAATGA